One window from the genome of Eucalyptus grandis isolate ANBG69807.140 chromosome 7, ASM1654582v1, whole genome shotgun sequence encodes:
- the LOC104455243 gene encoding putative UPF0481 protein At3g02645, with translation MTIDSLFLLDLLYRYKSPNIGIKEDSIWDDDPDSTVKDVMMVENQIPTFVLREIMLQTENSMNEVRENEEDESIDRKLGEMLTRFCEGISPLGLEMCLPSEAIQRKHLLDLLYNLILGTTGPEAAQTKKNELRSARFCRLIDMLSTRASKVTKAWNKLSKCSFMKKLKVLIKLFFKMVSILASIVTAAWNELSKFSFMKELKERIELIFKIIQVAMQLIPRCSEYLSNDPFQEIVMIPTASKLRSVGIKLSLATGGIKTIAFDKKTATLKLPHIDLDAITEVLLRNLVAYEMISQRGSLIMTRYTELMYGIIDTSEDLKLLREASIVLNRLNNDNKVVELFNGVFKSIGSKSTASKLDETIRDVNEYYNSTRKVKAYNLMRKYVYSSWKFLTVVATVVLILLMVLQTFYSVLSCPRLFNKA, from the exons ATGACCATCGACAGCTTGTTCTTGCTCGACCTACTGTACAGATACAAGTCACCCAACATCGGAATCAAGGAAGACTCAATTTGGGATGATGACCCAGACTCCACCGTCAAAGACGTGATGATGGTGGAGAATCAAATTCCGACCTTTGTGCTGAGGGAAATAATGTTGCAGACCGAGAATTCGATGAACGAagtgagagaaaatgaagaagatgagtcCATAGATAGGAAGCTTGGGGAGATGTTGACGAGGTTCTGTGAAGGGATATCACCTCTCGGGCTGGAAATGTGCTTGCCGTCTGAAGCCATTCAGCGTAAGCATTTGCTCGATCTCCTTTACAATCTCATCTTGGGAACAACAGGCCCAGAAGCAGCACAGACGAAGAAGAATGAGCTTAGAA GTGCAAGGTTTTGCCGTCTGATAGACATGTTATCGACACGAGCATCAAAAGTCACTAAGGCATGGAACAAGTTATCGAAATGCTCTTTCATGAAGAAGCTGAAAGTGCTGATCAAGCTCTTCTTCAAGATGGTATCAATACTAGCATCAATAGTCACTGCAGCATGGAACGAGTTATCGAAATTCTCTTTCATGAAGGAGCTGAAAGAGCGAATCGAGCTCATCTTCAAGATAATTCAAGTGGCAATGCAATTGATTCCCAGATGCTCCGAGTACCTTTCAAATGACCCTTTTCAAGAAATCGTTATGATCCCCACAGCGTCAAAGCTCCGCAGCGTCGGGATCAAACTAAGCTTGGCCACAGGAGGTATCAAAACCATTGCGTTCGATAAGAAAACTGCTACCTTGAAGCTCCCTCATATCGATCTGGATGCTATCACCGAAGTCCTGCTACGAAACCTTGTGGCCTACGAAATGATATCGCAGAGGGGCTCCTTAATTATGACACGATACACTGAGTTAATGTATGGCATTATCGACACCTCCGAGGATTTGAAGTTGCTGAGGGAAGCGTCCATTGTCTTGAACCGCCTGAACAACGACAACAAGGTCGTGGAGCTCTTCAATGGAGTGTTTAAATCCATAGGTTCCAAAAGCACTGCGTCGAAGCTGGACGAGACAATTCGAGATGTCAACGAGTACTACAACAGCACTCGAAAGGTCAAGGCTTATAATCTCATGAGGAAGTACGTCTACTCTTCTTGGAAGTTTCTCACTGTGGTCGCCACCGTTGtgctcattttgctcatggttCTGCAGACATTTTACTCTGTATTGAGTTGTCCTCGGTTATTCAACAAAGCATGA